A genomic window from Arvicola amphibius chromosome 5, mArvAmp1.2, whole genome shotgun sequence includes:
- the LOC119814793 gene encoding olfactory receptor 4F15-like, which translates to MEGMNQSVVSEFVFLGLTNSWNIQLFLFVFSSTFYIASMMGNSLIVFIVASDPHLNSPMYFLLANFSFIDLGISSVTSPKMICDLFRKRKVISFRGCITQIFFIHVIGGVEMVLLIAMAFDRYVAICKPLHYLTIMTPKMCILFSVASWVVGFMHSLIQLAFVVNLPFCGPNVLDSFYCEFPRFIKLACTDTHKLELLVSINSGFMSVGSFFILIISYIVIIFTVQKHYSSSSSKALSTLSAHVTVVVLFFGPVMFFYTWPSSYTHLDKFLAIFDAIVTPFLNPIIYTLRNQEMKMAAMRVFSKLMG; encoded by the coding sequence ATGGAAGGTATGAATCAGTCTGTGGTGTCAGAGTTTGTGTTCCTGGGACTCACCAACTCTTGGAATATTCAactgtttctttttgtgttttcttccacaTTTTATATAGCAAGTATGATGGGAAACTCCCTCATTGTATTCATTGTGGCTTCTGACCCTCACTTAAACTCTCCTATGTACTTTCTGTTGGCTAACTTCTCCTTCATTGACTTGGGTATTTCTTCTGTCACTTCCCCCAAGATGATTTGTGACCTATTCAGAAAGCGTAAAGTCATCTCCTTTAGAGGCTGTATTACACAAATATTCTTCATCCATGTCATTGGTGGTGTAGAAATGGTTTTACTCATAGCCATGGCCTTTGACAGATATGTGGCCATATGTAAACCTCTCCATTATCTGACCATTATGACCCCAAAGATGTGCATCTTGTTTTCAGTGGCCTCATGGGTGGTTGGTTTTATGCATTCTCTCATTCAACTGGCTTTTGTGGTAAACTTACCATTTTGTGGACCAAATGTGTTGGACAGCTTCTACTGTGAATTTCCCAGATTCATCAAACTTGCTTGCACAGACACCCACAAACTGGAATTACTGGTATCAATCAATAGTGGGTTCATGTCTGTGGGCTCCTTCTTCATTCTCATCATTTCCTACATTGTCATCATATTTACTGTTCAGAAACATTATTCAAGTAGCTCCTCCAAGGCTCTGTCTACGCTTTCAGCTCATGTGACTGTGGTGGTCTTATTCTTTGGTCCTGTGATGTTTTTCTATACATGGCCTTCTTCTTACACACACTTGGATAAGTTTCTGGCCATATTTGATGCGATTGTCACGCCTTTTCTGAATCCTATTATTTACACATTGAGGaatcaagaaatgaaaatggCAGCGATGAGAGTGTTCAGCAAGCTAATGGGCTAA
- the LOC119814840 gene encoding olfactory receptor 4F3/4F16/4F29-like, which yields MEGKNQSVVSEFVFLGLTNSWHIQLFLFVFSSMLYVASITGNSLIVFTVASDPHLHSPMYFLLANLSFIDLGVSSVISPKMIYDLLRKHKVITFRGCVTQIFFIHFIGGVEMVLLIAMAFDRYVAICKPLHYLTIMSPKMCILFSVASWVVGFMHSLIQLAFVVNLPFCGPNVLDSFYCDFPGFIKLACVDTHKLKLLVFVNSGFISVGSFFILSISYIVIIFTVQKHSSSGSSKALSTLSAHVTVVVLAFGPVMFIYTFPSSYTHLDKFLSIFDAVVTPFLNPVIYTFRNQEMKMAMMRVFKQIMGYRQIIKHLHSDHS from the coding sequence atggaaggaaagaatcagtcTGTGGTGTCAGAGTTTGTGTTCCTGGGACTCACCAACTCTTGGCACATCCAATTATTCCTTTTTGTGTTCTCTTCCATGCTTTATGTAGCAAGCATAACAGGAAACTCCCTCATCGTGTTCACTGTGGCTTCTGACCCTCACTTACACTCTCCCATGTACTTTCTGTTGGCTAACCTCTCCTTCATTGACTTGGGTGTTTCTTCTGTTATTTCCCCCAAGATGATTTATGATCTGTTGAGAAAGCATAAAGTCATCACTTTTAGAGGGTGCGTCACTCAAATATTCTTCATTCACTTCATTGGTGGTGTGGAGATGGTTTTACTCATAGCCATGGCCTTTGACAGATATGTGGCCATATGTAAGCCTCTCCATTATCTGACCATTATGAGCCCAAAGATGTGCATCTTGTTTTCAGTGGCCTCCTGGGTGGTTGGCTTTATGCATTCTCTCATCCAACTGGCTTTTGTAGTAAACCTACCATTCTGTGGACCAAATGTTTTGGACAGCTTCTACTGTGACTTTCCTGGGTTCATCAAACTTGCCTGCGTAGATACACACAAACTGAAATTACTGGTCTTTGTCAACAGTGGATTCATATCTGTGGGCTCCTTCTTCATACTGAGCATTTCCTATATTGTTATCATATTTACTGTTCAGAAACATTCTTCAAGTGGCTCCTCCAAGGCTCTGTCTACGCTTTCAGCTCATGTGACTGTGGTGGTCTTAGCTTTTGGTCCTGTGATGTTCATCTACACATTTCCTTCTTCTTACACACACTTGGATAAGTTTTTGTCCATATTTGATGCAGTTGTCACTCCCTTTCTGAACCCTGTGATCTATACATTCAGGaatcaagaaatgaaaatggCAATGATGAGAGTATTTAAACAGATAATGGGTTATAGACAAATAATTAAACACTTGCACTCTGATCATTCTTAA
- the LOC119814799 gene encoding olfactory receptor 4F3/4F16/4F29-like has product MEGMNQSLVSEFVFLGLTNSWSIQLLLFVFSFIFYVASMTGNSLIVFTVASDPHLHSPMYFLLANLSFIDLGVSSVTSPKMIYDLFRKHKVISFRGCVTQIFFIHVIGGVEMVLLIAMAFDRYVAICEPLHYLTIMSPRMCILFLVAAWVVGLIHSLVQLAFVINLPFCGPNVLDSFYCDLPRFIKLACIDTYQLEFMVTANSGFISVGSFIILIISYIVIIITVQKHSSSGSSKALSTLSAHISVVVLFFGPLIFFYTWPSPSIHLDKFLAIFDAVVTPFLNPVIYTFRNQEMKVAMRRVCRQLVSYRKTS; this is encoded by the coding sequence ATGGAAGGAATGAATCAGTCTTTGGTGTCAGAGTTTGTGTTCCTGGGACTCACCAACTCCTGGAGTATTCAACTGTTGCTCTTTGTGTTCTCGTTCATCTTTTATGTTGCAAGCATGACAGGAAACTCCCTCATCGTGTTCACTGTGGCTTCTGACCCTCACTTACACTCTCCCATGTACTTTCTGTTGGCTAACCTCTCCTTCATTGACTTGGGTGTTTCTTCTGTTACTTCTCCCAAGATGATTTATGACTTATTCAGAAAACACAAAGTCATTTCCTTTAGAGGCTGTGTCACTCAAATCTTCTTCATTCATGTCATTGGTGGTGTGGAGATGGTGCTGCTCATAGCCATGGCTTTCGACAGATATGTGGCCATATGTGAGCCTCTCCATTACTTGACCATTATGAGCCCAAGGATGTGCATCTTGTTTTTAGTGGCTGCCTGGGTGGTTGGCCTTATTCATTCTCTCGTTCAACTAGCTTTTGTAATAAACTTACCTTTCTGTGGACCAAATGTGTTGGATAGCTTCTACTGTGACCTTCCTCGATTTATCAAACTTGCCTGCATAGACACTTACCAACTGGAATTCATGGTCACAGCCAACAGTGGATTTATTTCTGTGGGCTCCTTCATCATACTAATCATTTCCTATATTGTCATCATAATCACTGTACAAAAACACTCATCGAGTGGTTCCTCTAAGGCTCTGTCTACACTTTCAGCTCATATCTCTGTGGTGGTCTTATTCTTTGGTCCATTGATATTCTTCTATACTTGGCCTTCTCCTTCAATACACCTGGACAAATTTCTGGCAATTTTTGATGCAGTTGTTACTCCTTTTCTGAATCCTGTGATATACACATTCAGAAATCAGGAAATGAAGGTAGCAATGAGGAGAGTATGCAGACAGCTAGTTAGTTATAGGAAAACTTCTTAA